Below is a window of Desmonostoc muscorum LEGE 12446 DNA.
AGGGGTGGAACAAGATTGCGAGCTTGCAGAGTCATGTGCAGTTGTAGGTTAGCGACATATTCACTGAAATCTTGATTCATTTCATCTGCGATCGCATCCGTTAAGAAATTTGATTCCATTGCCACTGTGTTCTCCTGTGTTAATCCTGTGCTGTCTCTCTTCATCATCAAAAGTTATCACGTTGTTTGGACTAACTTTTTAATTCGCAATGAAGTTTAACGCTTCTTTAGAGATAGCCATGTCTACGACGGGCTACGCCAACACCAGACCATCAAAATCTCAAACCAATACCACCTTGCACAGAGATAGCTGTACCACCGCTATCACGATAGGCATCAAAAGCGATGATAGCGTTACCAAAAAGCACAGTATTGCTATTTGGAATCATATAATCAATTCCTGGCTGTAAAGCAAAACTAATTTTGTCGCCCACAGGAGAATCATCACCAGCAAACACCAACCCAGCACCCAAATAGGCATCAGTTTGCCAGTTCAGAGGAACATCATAAGAAACCGTTGGTACAATTGCGGTACCATTACCAATTAACACTTGGGCACGCAGAGAAATAGGTGCTTCCAAAAGCTTGTAGCGCCCAGCTATCACCCCCCCAATTTGGATACCATCAGTAATACCGACACTCGGTCCGATACCAATATAACTGCCATAGGCTACTTGAGCTTGCGCTGGCTGAGCCAAACTCCAAACCAAGCCAGCCCCCAAAACTGATACCAAATACGGAATGTACTTCATAACCCAATTCCTCACACCATTTTGTCAATTGTCATTGGGTATGGTGCATTGAGTATTGGGCATTGGCTTAGGAAAACTCTTCCCCAGTCCCCAGTCCCCAGTCCCCATTCCCCATTCCCCATTCCCCATTCCCCATTCCCCATTCCCCATTCCCCATTCCCCATTCCCCATTCCCCATTCCCCATTCCCCATTCCCCAGTCCCCAGTCCCCATTCCATTCTACGGGCAACGGGGATGAATGCCTCCTTGTGTACAAATATACGCTAGTTGCTTGGGATCTAAATTTTTGGCTTGAGAAAAATCAACGCCTTGGACTACGGCGGATACTGAGCCTAAATCTGGGGTTTGGACAAATTGATCGGCTGGATCTTGTTTGCTAGGGGCGAGAATTGTTCCTTGAAAATTTGCTCCTGCTACATTTGCTCCCCGTAAATCTGCAAGACTGAGGTCGGCATTTTGCAAGTTAACGTTTTCCATCTGGGCAGAACGCAAAACTGCACCAGTCAGACGAGTGGCACTCAGGTTGGCATTGCTGAGATTAGCTCGATCTAAATATGCTCCTGATAAATCTGCCCCTTCCCAATCGGTATTAGTTAAGTTGGCAAAGGATAATTGTGTTCCTATGGCACTGACGCGACCTAAACGTGCAGCGTACAAATTGGCTTCGTTCAACTTGGCGTCACCTAAATCTGCTCCAGTTAAGCTGGCTTGTTCCAAAACTGCGTTTCGCAAATCCGCTCCCACTAGCTGAGTGCTGTTGAGCTTAGCCTCATATAAACGGGCATTGGATAAGTTGGCTCTGTTGAGGGTGGCGCGGCTCAAATCAGTACGATTCATCAAAACTCGACTGAGGTTGGCATCAGTGAGATTGGCTTGCTGCAACTGAGCTTGGCTTAAATCAGCCATCACATCGTCGAAGGTATCCCAGCGTCCATCCTCACCCACGCCCCGGAAGCGGCTACCCTTAAAACTGGCTTGGTTCAGATTTGCAGATTTTAATTTAACTCCTGACAAATCAATATTCTCTAGTACCAAGTTGAATAAGGAACTGCTTGGAGTACCGCTTTGACCTAATTGGATGCGACTCAGGTCAACACCCTCAATTTTTCCACTGTAAACAGACAGAATTTTATTGATTGTCCGCTGGTTTCTTTGTAGCCGCCCTTGGCGCAGTTCTCGTTCTGGGGTTGCACTGCTGCTCAAAGACTCTAGTTCACTCACCAGAAATTGATTCTTATTTTTTAATTCGGGGATGGCTTTGGGACCGGCACTTGTTAAAGCTTGTTGAATCGTATCCAACAGTCCGGGGTTGTTTTCCTTCACCAAGAGATCCGCGAGAAATTGAATAGATTGTGGGTCTTTGAGACCACCCAACGCCAAAATTGCACTTTGGCGTTGCTCATTGGTAGCTACAGAGTCGGGACTCAATTGTTTGACAAGTTCCAGGAACTGTTGGCTGTTAATTTGCTTGGTTGCTCGCTGGGATTGTTGAATTTGGATATAGACTTGAGTACCTATTAAAGTTGCCAGCACAGCAGTCATGCTCGTCAGCCCTACCCCAAACAAAGTCAGATTGGGATTTTGCTGTATCCGCCGCCATATATGAGGTGCTTTGCTTGGGGCTGCGGCTTCCTGCCATTCCTCTGCTTGATCGCTATCCCCAGAAGACTGAACTTGTTTGTTAGGAAAAAGTGAAGATGGCAACGGGCGAGTAGCATCCACACTGTAAGTGCTGGCGAGTTGATCGTGGAGGGCGCGACGCCCCCGGCGGGACGGTAAAGCTATTCCTTCACCCAGCACCATTAACACAGCCAAAAATGTAAATAATCCTAAATTAGGAAAAGCAAAGCTGTAGCGCCACAGCAAATAAGCGATGGAAACGGGTACAGTCCAACGACCAACTCCTTCTCTAATTACAACTGCTCCCAAACCAGGGGGCGCTCCTTGCTCGTTGACAACCCGCACTCCTAACCAACGTTTGGGAATTGTCCTACCAGTCTTAGCCAGTAAATACAATTGCCACCAGGAAAGAGTTACAGGTGCTAATACCGCGATTGTCCACAAAAAATTAGTCGGCCATGCTACGTTACGGATACCATAGCTCACAGGCAGAGCCAATGGCCTGGCGATCGCTCTTTCCATTGTTACCAGCACCGGGTTCAGCGGCACTCGGTTGAGATCGCTTCTCGAATTGACATAGACACCAATGCCAAAGGGAATCAACCCACTGGTAACCACTAGTGTGATTTCAGCCGCCCAAGCAGCAAAACGCCTGCCAGTTAGCAGTAGCGAATTGGCTCTTTCCGGTTCTTGTGACTGACCAGATTGATTACTTCTCCTCACAGTTGGTGTCGTCATTGCATAATTCCCTTTGACATTATTTCTACGCCTTTATTGGCCAAATTAAAATAGACTATTGCTTACGTTGAAAGCTATTAGACACAAAAAATTTGTATCCAACATACACTAACACTGCTAAAAGTGCCAGACTGATTACAGATGCAACCAGTTTAAACACTGCTTGCGCGATCGCCAAGCCCAGTAGCACTGCTGCACCCGAAACCACCAGTTTTTTTGTCCCTGATAAACTGCCAAACCAGATCCGAAATCGCTCCAGTTGCAAGTTTAAGTTAGCAAAACTAAACTCAGATGTCTGTTTTTGTTCTGGTGATTGGGGAACCACCTCAGGTAACGAATTAATCTCTGCCTCTAGCTTATCGAGGCGACGCTGTAAGTCTTCTTCTCTTTGAGGATTCATCAATTTTTTCTACCTCAGCTAGGACACTTGTTCAACAACAGACCAATCCAATTCTATTTTGGTGGTTGTGTTAGTGATTTTAGCTAATGTCTGTGTGTGCAAGACCTTTTTCGGTAGGGAAAAATTATGTTTTTTTCTTGTTATTTTCTAGCCTACTTTCCTTACATAGTATTATTACTTAAGGAAAATGTAGAAAACGTGATAAGTACAAATTTTCCTAGTGATGAAGTGTTAAATTTACCACATTATTAATAATGACTGATTAAATCAATTTATGAACGATGCATTTATAGCTCAGACTTTTCTAAATTTCTATAAACAATCCTCAATTCAAGAGTATTAAAGGATACGGCAGCTTTTGGAACAAAGTAGAAATTGCTGTCGTCCATCAGATCAGAGTATATATAACTATATTGCTCTAGAAAAATCTGGAGCATGAATAAAATGAAGACGCTTAGGCTACTGACAATTGTTCCTACAGCTTTGGCGATGAGTTTGACGATCGCTGAAGCTAATTTAGCACAGACACCACAGATCGAAATTAATCTGAATTTGCAACCAGATCCGCTAATTTTGAACGGAAAGTCTGGGGGAACTGTCAAAAGCAATTGTGGCAATATCACCACTGCACCCAATCAAATTATTCAGGTTACAGAGTCACTGCCTTATTTACGATTAACAGTAGAAAGCCAAGGGAAACCAACACTGCTGATTGACGGCCCTGGAGGAAAGTTTTGTGTACAAGCAGATAGTTACTCTGGAGGCAAGCCAGAGCTTTCTGGTTACTGGCAGGCAGGAATCTACTCACTGCATGTAGGCGAACTCTCTGGGCAAGAGTATAACTACATCCTCTCAATCTCGCAACAAAAGAAATAGTCATTTATGATGGGGCATGGGGTATGGGGAGATGAGGGGGATGAGGGGGATGAGGGAGTGAGGAAGAAGAATTAATAACCAATGCCCAATGCCCAATGCCCAATGCCCAATGCCCAATGACTAATGACTAATCTTCCAATGATTGGGTTGGGACTTCAACTGCTTTAACATCAATAGTGCCTGCTGGCGTGAGGCGCTGAAAATGACTATTTTGTACTAGCAACGACTCACCACAGTTAGGACACTGCACTTGGCTGTTATTTAAACCTGTAAATTCATATCCACATACTGGACACTGGTCAGCAACCAAGTTGCGTTGCAGCCACCAACGAAAACCAAAGAAAGCCACAATGGGTGCCAAGAACAGCAACCCAAAAATAATTAGCAACGAATTAACTAACCAACCCAGACCCAGTGATGCTAGCAACCAAAAAACTGCTAGCAGAGTGAGCCAGGGGCGGAGATTTAAAAGATTCAATTGGAATGACTTAAAGCTCATTTTTTAAATATCGTCCTGCTCTCCCTCTAGGATAGCGATTTTGGCCATTAGTCATTTGTCATTATGACTCAAAACTGAGGATTGAAGCAGCTGTTGCAAGTTCAACCCAAAGGCATCCAAGCCAAACAGAGCGATCGCTTGTTCTCGTAACCACTGCCCATCACAGCGCTGGTCATTGCCTTGGAGCATTTCTATACAAGCTGCTGCTACAGCGTCAGGATTGCGGTGTGGTACTCGCCATCCCAGCTTACCATCCTGCAAGGGGTCAGCCGATCCATCGTCGTCACCTGATAACACAGGTACTTGACAAGCCATTGCCTCTAAATAAACGATGCCGAAGCCTTCTTGGGAAGGCATAATATAGGCATCAGCAAGGCGATAATGTTCCATTAATTCTTCTGTGGCAACGAAACCAGCAAACACAACGCGATCGCTCACTCCTAAATATGCAGCAAGTTGAGCTAATCGCGGTTGGTCATCACCACGACCAATTACCAAATATTTTACTTCTGGGAAAACTTCGGCGATTTGTGGTAACGCGCGAATCGTCACATCCACACCTTTGTAAATATCCCCTGACCACAGCCGCGCCACTGTCATTAACACCTTAGCACCAGTTAAGTTATACTTTTCAACTAATTCTGGTTGTTTGTCACCAGGGGTGAATTTATCCCCATCAATTGCACAAGGCATCATCTGGATAATTTTGGGGTCTAGATCATTGGCAACACAAGCGCGATCGCGGCTGTAGCGGCTAATTGTCCAAATTCCCGCTGCTGATGCTAGGGCGCGACGTTCTTGATTTTTCAGCGGTTCCCAGACTTCTTTACCGTAAGTTAGCACGGTGTAGGGAATCCCCAGAGGTTGGCAAAGGGTTTGGATTAATACTGCTAAGTTAATGTGACCGCAGAAAACTTGTTGCGGACGGTTTTGCAATAGACACTTGAGTAAGGCTGCTGCCATTTTGACTCTCCCCAATTGGGGAGAGTGATTTTTAAAGTAATGAAATTTTAAATTTTCGTCTTCAAAATAATTCAAGCAATTCTGATTATCTCGCAGTAAAAAGACTTCCGCCTTGTAGCCTTGATTTAATTTCAGATAAGCTCGAAAAATATCTTTTATGTATGATTGAATACCACCTTCCTGAGCAAAAATTTCTAAAAACACGAAGACGTGGTTAGTTTTTTTGTTAACTTTACTACCTAATTTTAGGTTTTCTGTCACTGTAGTAATGAGCATGTTTGATTATTTATACTCGTGGCAAGGGAGCGATAGCACCGCTTTCTAATCGTTCTAAATCTGTTTTTACCATTGTTTCTAAAAGTTCCTCAAAGCTGACTTCAGGTTCCCAACCAAGGTTTCTTTTAGCTTTACCGGGATTGGCAACTAATTGAAAATGCTCATCTTGCCGCAATAAATTAGTATTAATAACTACATGCTTCTTCCAATCCAATCCTACAGATTCAAAGGCTGTGGCCACTAAGTCTCTGACGCTGTGTAGCTTACCTGTACCAATCACGTATTCTTCTGGTTCATCTATTTGCAACATTCGCCACATTGCTTCTACGTAATCGCCTGCAAAACCCCAATCGCGTTTGGCATCTAGGTTACCCATTTCTAGGGTGTCAGTCAAACCCAATTTAATGGATGCAACTGCTAAAGAAACTTTGCGTGTGACAAACTGAGGTGCGCGTAAAGGAGACTCATGATTATATAAAATTCCACTACAGGCAAATAGTCCATAGCGCTGTCTGTGATGCACCATTGTCCAGTGGGCGTGCATCTTGGCCGCAGCATAGGGATTTTTCGGACGAAAAGGAGTTTCCTCATCTTGAGGTGAAAACAAGACATCGCCAAACATTTCTGAACTGCTGGCTTGATAAAATCTGGTAGACAAACCAACCTGTCGTACTGCTTCTAAGAGCCTGGTGGCTGTACCAGTTATCAGATCTAGGGTTCCCAACGGGTCATTCCAGGAATCTGGTACAAAACTCGGAGCTGCCAAATTATAAATTTCTTGGGGACGCAGTTGTTCAACAGCGGTCAACAGCGCCATACTATCCCTCAAGTCTACGGTAAAAATTTCTACCTGATTTGCCAGTGTTCCCAATTTTGTCAAATTCGGTTGTCGGTGCGGGGGTACTAATCCTACAACTCGATAACCCCGGTTGAGGAGTAAATGGCTGAGATAGTAGCCATCTTGACCAGTAATTCCTGTAATTAGGGCTGTCTTAGTCATATTTTGTCCCCTGTGTCTTCTATCTCTTTAAGCACTAAATGGCACTTGTTGGAGAACAAAAATAAGACTCTCAACACTGCTGACAAATATTAACAAAGGAGGTTCTATAACTCGAATGCTGTCTTTACTGTATTTACTAATTCTTTTTATACAAGAATACTCTTTGAGTTTTCACCAAAAGATCATAATAGTTAAGCAATTTCACCGAAAAAACATATTAGTCTAATTCACATATTACTAAAAAAGTAGTATACTCCTATCAGTCAAATAACTGCATGTACGAGCAACTACGGTTTATAGTAACACTTCTATTTGCAATATAGATGGCTAAACACCAGCCAAAACTAATCTTGGTGTTACCCCTTCTAGGGATCTTGTAAACAGGGAAAGGTAGCAACTGCCGTGATTTTTACCATGAGGCACTTGCCTTAATAGTTCCAAAAAGCATAGACAAATATCTCATGCCCTTTGTGCGTCGGGAAGGCGATTGCTACGTACTTTCCACCAAATTTCGAATTGGTATCAAAAGCATTTTTGCCTTGGTATATCCTTGAATGCTTCACTTTGGCTTTCATACTCTTGCAGCATATTTGACGATGAGCAGACAATTTCTACCATCTGTAACACGCTCGTAGACAACACGGTCAGTTGAACGCCTGAGAATCAACCATCCATACCCGCTTTCTTGCGGTTTATCTGGCTTTGGCTCTGGGATGCTATCAGGATTGAAAGGTTTTCCATAATCCCAAATTCTAATTTCTAGGCGGTCAACCCACAGATAAACGTCAATATCAATGGTTGTTTCCGGTGGGAAAGCACGATGAGCGTGACGAACAGCGTTGGTAAAGCCCTCTGCTAATGCTAAATTTAGTTCGGCGAGTTGAGTTTGCGACCAGCCAAGTTGAGATAAATGTTGCAGCCAAAATTGCTTAAACCAATCTTGCACTTGGTTGGAGAGGGTGAGTTCGCTCTTAACCGTAAGATGATCTTGCTGCACTATGGTAGGTACTAACTGTGACTTGAATAAAAGTAAACCCAAGTTAGTAGGGGTTAAATTTTGTGCTTTTTGCAAAATTTCTCTGACATCTAAAAATCTAAATTGACATATTCTGCGTAACAAAATACAAAACATGAACAATTTTGGTATTCCGAGGGTTGTAACTAGCAACTTACGTGGGAGTAAATGAAAAATGTTTGTATTTGTTGACCTTGCCAATTTTAGATTTTAGACTTCAGATTTTAGATTAAAAATTATTTCGGTTGATGCCGTGCCCATACTATAGTGGGTGTAACAAATCTTTTCATCCAAAATTTAAAATCTTCAAGACCCCACTCAGAGTGGTTGGGGTCAATCCAAAATAGGCGATCGGTCTTGATAAAGGTTTGTTGGTGGGAAGCCGGCGCTGGATATAAGTTGGCACAAGTGAGGAAACCCGCCCAACTTACTGGCTCAACTTTTGTCTCTGACACGCTACGCGTAGCTTGCTTCGACCTACCATGCAAAATCCAAAATTGATTGACTTTAGTGATTTGAGATTCGTGGATGCCCAATTATGGGGCTTTTCTATCCAAAATTTCAAATCCAAGATTCAAGGTGGATTATTAAAATTGACGCCTGTTTATTTTTTCAAAAGCACATCTGCATATGCTTTCAAAATTCACAGGCGTCAAAGCACTTTTTTGAGACTAATTTAGAATAGTCCCAAAGTCAAAGATTTGTCCAATGGCAAGGCAGCACCAATACCCAGCCACAGGGTGACAAGAGTGCCAAAGAGAAACACTGTGGTTGCAACTGGGCGGCGGAAGGGGTTTTGGAATTTATTGACGTTCTCAATAAAAGGAACCAAAATTAGCCCCAAGGGTACGGAAGCCATTGCTAACACTCCTAAAAGTTTGTTAGGAAGCGATCGCAAAATTTGGAAAACTGGATACAAGTACCACTCTGGCAAAATTTCCAATGGTGTGGCGAAAGGATTTGCTGGTTCACCGGTCATCGCGGGGTCTAGCACGGCTAGAGCCACAATCGCAGCGAATGAACCCATAATCACGATGGGGAAGACGTAAAGTAGGTCATTAGGCCAGGCTGGTTCACCATAGTAATTGTGACCCATACCCTTAGCCAGTTTGGCTCTTAACTGGGGATCGCTGAGGTCAGGTTTTTTCTGTGTTGCCATTTTTAAATGTGCTCTCCTGCTTAAGTCTAATTAAAGCATTTGTGAAAGCCATCGGCTACTAGGCAACCCTAGCAAGCGGCAAGCAGCTTTGTGTCTGTCTACAGTCAGCCGCCTCAAGGGCGTCTAAAGCTTTTGGCAAGGTATGCAAGTGTTTGTTTTTTGTAACTTATGTACAATTATTTTCTTGTGTTTCATAAGTTTAGAACAAACAACTTCATCTGGAAACTGACAAATGTTGCCTTTTGCTAATCTCTGAGATTACAAAGGACCGGAAATGCCTTGTTTGCGGATCATCAAGAAGTGAAATAGCATGAAGACTGCAATTAACCAAGGCAAAACAAAGGTGTGTGCGCTGTAGTAACGAGTCAGTGTTGCTTGACCAACACTAGAACCGCCACGCAGTAGGTCGGAGATCAGAACACCAACCACGGGAATTGCTTCTGGTACGCCGCTAACAATTTTCACAGCCCAGTAGCCAACTTGGTCCCAAGGTAGAGAATAGCCGGTAACTCCAAAAGAAACGGTAATTACAGCCAGGATGACACCACTCACCCAGGTCAGTTCGCGGGGCTTTTTAAAACCACCAGTCAGGTAAACCCGGAAGACGTGCAAAATCATCATCAATACCATCATGCTGGCAGACCAGCGATGGATGGAGCGAATTAGCCAACCGAAGTTCACTTCAGTCATAATGTACTGAACTGAGGAGAAAGCTTCAGCTACTGTTGGCTTGTAGTAGAACGTCATGGCAAATCCAGTAGCAAACTGGACTAGAAAGCAAACCAGGGTAATTCCACCCAGGCAGTAAAAGATATTGACGTGGGGAGGGACGTACTTGCTAGTAACGTCTTCGGCGATCGCTTGAATCTCCAGGCGTTCCTCAAACCAGTCGTAAACGTTGGCCATACAATCTCAAGTTCCTAAGAATCGGTTGCGTTTGATAAATTGCGAAGTTTTAAATCGGCGACGAAAGTTTCAAGGGTCCCAAGCCTGGGGATGTTCGGAGTTCGGCTTTAGGCTTTCCCCCAAGGAATGCCACAGGCTAGAGTGGCAGCATAACCCCTTGCGGACTTTCTTGAAGCCGCCGAGTTGTGACTTCTCTCCCAATTAGCAATTTTGGGATTTTAGTAAAGGGGACTTTTTTGTTTGTCAGCTTTGGGCGTGCTAAGAGTTTTCAGAAACTTTACACTCTGTAAAGATGGAATGTATTGCGATCTCGTTATGCTCCAACACAGAAAATGGTGGACACAAACTAGATTTTATCCTTTGCTGAGTGGGATGAACTGCATCAGTTGAGTAAACGACTTGATGAGAAGAATGCACCACTTCTATAAAAAAAGTAACATAATCGAGAGATAGATTTCATCAACAACAGGACAACTGGGCATTTCTAGGCAATTTGGGTTGAAGTGGAATTGATAATGGGGTTCATGAACAAACAGTTTTTTCGAGTTGGATTTTCACTGCTAATGGCGTTTTGCTTGGCCTTGGGTACAATTACTCAGCCTGCACTGGCTTTGACGGCACAACAAAAGCTGGTTTCTGAAGTTTGGCGAATTGTCAATCGTACTTATCTGGATGAGACGTTTAATCATCAAAATTGGGCGACAGTCCGGCAAAAGGTTTTGGAGAAGCCCCTTAGCGACTCCAATGCGGCTTATACAGCCATTCAGACGATGCTCAAGAGCCTTGACGACCCTTTTACCCGCTTTTTAGACCCAGAACAGTACCGCAGCTTACAGGTCAACACTTCTGGGGAACTGACGGGGGTGGGATTGCAAATTGCTCTCAATACTGAAACTGGTAAGTTGGAAGTAGTGGCTCCCATCGCAGGTTCACCAGCAGAAAAAGCAGGGATTAGACCACGCGATCGCATTCTCAAAATTGAAGGTGTTCCCACTGAAAATCTCACTCTTGATGAAGCTGCGACGAAAATGCGCGGACCGAGTGGCAGCCTTGTGACTCTCGTCATTGAACGAGACGGAGAGCCAGAAACGGAAATTAGACTGACGCGCGATCGCATTGCTCTTAATCCTGTGGTTTCAGAATTGCGTGTTTCTGAGGAGGGCACGCCCATTGGCTACCTTCGGCTGACTCAATTCAATGCCAACGCCTCCACAGAATTAGCAAACGCTATTTCTAGTCTAGAAAAAAAAGGCGCTGCTGCCTATATTCTAGATTTGCGAAATAATCCTGGGGGGCTATTGCAAGCCGGAATTGAAATCGCCCGTTTGTGGTTAGACTCTGGCACTATTGTCTACACTGTTAACCGACAAGGCATTCAAGGTAGTTTTGAAGCGTCTGGCCCAGCCCTGACGAGCGATCCTCTGGTGATTTTGGTGAATCAAGGAACTGCCAGTGCAAGTGAGATTCTTGCCGGCGCACTCCAAGATAATGGGCGTGCCCAACTTGTAGGCGAAACCACTTTTGGTAAGGGTCTAATTCAATCTTTGTTTGAATTATCAGATGGTTCGGGTTTAGCTGTGACAATTGCTAAGTATGAAACTCCTCAACATCGGGATATTAATAAACTAGGTATTAAGCCAGATAAAGTGATTTCCCAAGCACCCCTGAACCGCGAACAGATTGGCACAACTGCGGATCTGCAATATGAAGCAGCACTGGAACTATTGAGAGAAAATTCGGTTGTGGCGGGAAAGACTTAAAGCTCAACGCTTTCTAAGCAATAGTCGGATTGGTTGAGAAGCCCACACTTACCGCTTGCAAAAGTGGTAGCTGAATCACAAATTCAGTTCCTTCGCCAGGTTGAGAATTCACCTCGATCGCCCCGCCATGTTTTTCCACAATAATTTGACGGGCGATCGCCAATCCCAAACCTGTACCTTTACCAACACATTTAGTAGTAAATAAATGGTCAAAAATCTTTTGTTTCACTTCTTCGCTCATTCCCTGACCATTATCAGCAATAATAATTTTCACACAGTTATTTTCTAGGGAAGTTGTAATTTTAATTAAATTGGGATTTAGCTTAATTTCCTCAAAGCTGCGTCCATTATTTGATTCTTCCAACGCATCGATAGCATTGGCTAAAATATTCATAAATACTTGATTTAATTGCCCCGGAAAACATTCAATTTTGGGTAGATTACTATATTCAGTTAATACTGCAATAGCTGGATGTTGTTCATTCGCTTTCAGACGATGTTTCAAAATTAAAATCGTGCTGTCAATGCCTTGGTGGATATTAAACGGAACTTTGTAATCTCGATCGGCACGAGAGAAAGTGCGGAGACTGGTGCTAATGTTTTTTAGCCTGTCACAGGCTATCGTCATGGCATCAATCATCTTAGGCAAGTCTTCTAAGGTATAGTCCAAGTCAATTTCTTCGGCATGGTCAAGAATTTCTTCACTTTTGTCGGGTAAACTTTCTTGATAAAGTCTGAGATGTTCAACAACATCAGCAATACTTGGTTGAGCTTGTTTGAGTGTGGCAGCAATAAAACCAAGGGGATTATTCATTTCGTGAGCAACACCAGCAACTAAATTACCCAAAGCCGACATTTTTTCACTTTGGATCATTTGTAATTGGGCGTTTTGCAGGTTAGTTAGGGCTTGTTCTAAATCTTGTGATTTTTGCTGCAAGGCAAGTTCTGCTTTTTTGCGTTGCGTAGCTTGCCGATAGGCATCGCTAATATCTCGCATTACAGCTACCGCACCGAGTTTGTTACCCGCAGCATCAACAATCGCTTGTCCGCTGGCTAACAAAATTCTCTTCAAGCCATGCTTGGGTGCAATTACCATTTCGATATTTTGGACAATTTCCCCTTGAAAGGCACGAAACAAAGGAATTTCCGTGGTTGATAGGGGTGTTTCACCGTCAGCTTGATAAAGATCGAAGTGTTCTGCCCATTCTTCTGGTGCTAATGATTCTAGTGGTAAGCCATGAAATTCACTAGTTGCTTTGTTAAATAAGGTCAACTTGCCAGTAGCATCACAGACAACAATGCCATCGGTAATATTGTGAATGATGGCATTTAAAAACTCTCGTTCTTTGGCTAAAGATGCTTCAACTTGTTTGCGATCGCTAATATCAATCACTACCCCATCCCATAAAATTGCACCATCGGCTTGTCGCTCTGGGCGAGCAGCAGATCGAACCCATTTC
It encodes the following:
- the ctpA gene encoding carboxyl-terminal processing protease CtpA; this encodes MGFMNKQFFRVGFSLLMAFCLALGTITQPALALTAQQKLVSEVWRIVNRTYLDETFNHQNWATVRQKVLEKPLSDSNAAYTAIQTMLKSLDDPFTRFLDPEQYRSLQVNTSGELTGVGLQIALNTETGKLEVVAPIAGSPAEKAGIRPRDRILKIEGVPTENLTLDEAATKMRGPSGSLVTLVIERDGEPETEIRLTRDRIALNPVVSELRVSEEGTPIGYLRLTQFNANASTELANAISSLEKKGAAAYILDLRNNPGGLLQAGIEIARLWLDSGTIVYTVNRQGIQGSFEASGPALTSDPLVILVNQGTASASEILAGALQDNGRAQLVGETTFGKGLIQSLFELSDGSGLAVTIAKYETPQHRDINKLGIKPDKVISQAPLNREQIGTTADLQYEAALELLRENSVVAGKT